One Nostoc sp. UHCC 0302 DNA window includes the following coding sequences:
- a CDS encoding MFS transporter — MSSSKQNSTPPNSEVAQHDPFAALRFRDYRLFTIGRLLLFTGSQMQTVAIGWELYERTSSALVLGGVGLAQVLPMIALTLIAGDVADRRARKLTMLLSVLLLALCSLALAVLSFTKGAVFLIYACLVLTGVARAFSKPASDALMWQLIPVSAFTNAATWNSSSFQLAAVIGPALGGFGIALLGSATGVYVLAAIAALLCFILTVAIKEKKTTRSTEPLSFKALAAGAKFVWQNQLILAAITLDMFAVLLGGAIALLPIFAKDILHVGPVELGYLQAAHSIGALIMAVTLAYLPPLRKAGPALLWSVVGFGIVTIIFGLSRWFWLSMLMLTLGGALDSISVVIRHTLVQIRTPDHLRGRVAAINSVFISASNELGGFESGLTAAFFGPVLSVVGGGIGTIVVVMAVAMIWPGIAKLGALQEFQ; from the coding sequence CAGAACTCAACTCCCCCAAACAGTGAGGTTGCACAACACGATCCTTTTGCAGCCCTGAGATTTCGCGACTATCGCTTATTTACGATTGGTCGTCTGCTGCTGTTCACGGGGTCGCAAATGCAGACTGTAGCGATTGGCTGGGAACTCTATGAGCGTACTAGCTCAGCTTTAGTGTTAGGTGGCGTAGGATTAGCGCAAGTACTGCCCATGATCGCCCTCACCTTGATTGCTGGAGATGTCGCCGATCGCCGTGCTCGCAAACTTACGATGTTGCTATCAGTGCTGCTGCTAGCCCTCTGCTCATTGGCTTTAGCGGTGCTTTCCTTTACTAAAGGTGCAGTTTTTCTAATCTACGCCTGTTTGGTATTAACAGGTGTTGCCAGGGCATTCTCGAAGCCTGCCAGTGATGCTTTGATGTGGCAATTGATACCAGTCAGCGCTTTTACAAATGCAGCCACTTGGAATAGCAGTAGCTTTCAGTTGGCCGCAGTCATTGGGCCAGCCTTGGGCGGATTTGGGATTGCACTTCTGGGAAGTGCTACAGGAGTATATGTTTTAGCTGCGATCGCAGCTTTGCTGTGTTTTATTTTAACGGTAGCAATTAAAGAGAAAAAAACTACTCGCTCAACCGAGCCACTTTCATTTAAAGCACTGGCGGCTGGTGCTAAATTTGTTTGGCAAAATCAGTTGATTTTAGCAGCCATAACATTGGATATGTTTGCAGTATTGTTGGGGGGTGCGATCGCACTATTACCTATCTTTGCCAAAGATATTCTGCACGTAGGGCCAGTAGAGTTGGGATATCTCCAAGCAGCCCATTCTATTGGTGCGTTGATTATGGCAGTTACCTTGGCATATCTGCCACCGTTACGCAAAGCCGGCCCAGCCTTATTATGGTCAGTGGTTGGCTTTGGCATTGTGACAATTATCTTTGGGCTTTCGCGTTGGTTTTGGCTGTCTATGCTGATGCTGACACTCGGCGGCGCACTAGATAGTATTAGCGTTGTGATTCGCCATACTTTGGTTCAAATTAGAACTCCTGATCATTTACGTGGTCGGGTTGCAGCTATCAACAGTGTATTTATTAGTGCCTCAAATGAGTTAGGCGGCTTTGAGTCAGGCTTAACAGCCGCCTTTTTTGGCCCAGTACTTTCTGTTGTTGGTGGTGGAATTGGCACAATTGTTGTAGTGATGGCAGTAGCTATGATTTGGCCAGGAATTGCCAAGTTAGGGGCATTGCAAGAGTTTCAATGA